In the Oryza glaberrima chromosome 6, OglaRS2, whole genome shotgun sequence genome, one interval contains:
- the LOC127776783 gene encoding uncharacterized protein LOC127776783 translates to MALTSVEKKTAAEIVAMLDLQRHPDGGFYLETFRDPSISLPKSALPPRYKVDRSVSSAIYFLLPAGEIAKLHRIPCAETWHYYMGEPLTVFEVHDDGQIKMTVVGPDLRHGQRPQYTVPPNVWFGAFLTCDIESFTEDGSVFVKTPGRDPELHYSFVGVTCAPAFQFEDNEMATRETMKTLAPKAEAFINYLVPSD, encoded by the exons ATGGCGCTCACGAGCGTCGagaagaagacggcggcggagatcgTCGCCATGCTGGATCTGCAGCGCCACCCCGACGGCGGCTTCTACCTGGAGACCTTCCGCGACccctccatctccctccccaAGTCCGCGCTCCCTCCACGCT ATAAGGTAGACCGTTCTGTGAGCAGTGCCATCTATTTCCTGCTGCCTGCTGGAGAGATTGCTAAGTTGCACCGCATCCCTTGTGCTGAGACCTGGCACTACTACATGGGGGAACCTCTCACG GTATTTGAGGTCCATGACGATGGACAGATCAAGATGACAGTCGTTGGACCTGATCTACGGCATGGCCAAAGGCCACAATACACAGTCCCTCCAAATGTTTGGTTTGGCGCCTTCTTGACCTGCGACATCGAGTCCTTCACCGAAGATGGAAGTGTATTTGTCAAAACGCCAGGAAGAGACCCTGAACTTCACTACTCTTTCGTCGGTGTAACCTGTGCTCCAGCATTCCAGTTTGAGGACAACGAAATGGCAACACGGGAGACCATGAAGACACTTGCTCCTAAAGCCGAAGCTTTCATCAACTACCTTGTGCCTTCAGACTGA
- the LOC127776782 gene encoding uncharacterized protein LOC127776782: protein MAAKSSEKKTAAEVVAMLDLQRHPDGGFILETFRDPSISLPKSALPPRYKVDRAVSNAIYFLLPAGEIVKLHRIPCAETWHYYMGEPLTVFEVHDDGQFKMTVVGPDLRHGQKPQYTVPPNVWFGAFLTCDIESFTEDGSVFVKTPGRDSELHYSFVGVTCAPAFQIEDDEMATRESMKALVPKAEAFINYLVPSD from the exons aTGGCGGCCAAGAGCTCGGagaagaagacggcggcggaggtcgtcgcCATGCTGGATCTGCAGCGCCACCCCGATGGCGGGTTCATCCTGGAGACCTTCCGCGACccctccatctccctccccaAGTCCGCCCTCCCTCCCCGCT ATAAGGTAGACCGTGCTGTGAGCAATGCCATATATTTCCTGCTACCTGCTGGAGAGATCGTTAAGTTGCATCGCATCCCTTGTGCTGAGACCTGGCACTACTACATGGGGGAACCTCTCACG GTATTTGAAGTGCATGACGATGGACAATTCAAGATGACAGTTGTTGGACCTGATCTACGGCATGGCCAAAAGCCACAATACACAGTTCCTCCAAATGTTTGGTTTGGCGCCTTCTTGACCTGCGACATCGAGTCCTTCACCGAAGATGGAAGTGTGTTTGTCAAAACGCCTGGAAGAGACTCTGAGCTGCACTACTCTTTCGTCGGTGTAACCTGTGCTCCAGCATTCCAGATTGAAGACGACGAAATGGCAACACGGGAGAGCATGAAAGCTTTGGTTCCTAAAGCAGAAGCTTTCATCAACTACCTTGTGCCTTCAGACTGA
- the LOC127776781 gene encoding protein GET1 codes for MSLAATFVFLLVSALQMLDQVLDLVKKRGSITDDQLKLRLEITQILKEASALSTPSTFAQAAKLKRLAAAKEKELAKLQQQDIKGKQSLYNQYGRVMLFSKVLIYGLLILWFWSAPVTTVPKHLLQPFGRMFSWRGVDAATGRVVVGIIPWLLLTSRVSKLLCQKLAPIFLHP; via the exons ATGTCCTTGGCGGCGACCTTCGTGTTCCTCCTCGTCTCGGCGCTGCAGATGCTCGACCAAGTCCTCGATCTCGTCAAGAAG AGGGGATCGATTACTGATGACCAGCTCAAGCTACGGCTAGAAATCACGCAGATTCTCAAGGAGGCTAGTGCACTATCCAC GCCCTCAACGTTTGCACAAGCCGCAAAACTCAAGCGGCTGGCTGCTGCTAAAGAAAAGGAACTGGCAAAAT TGCAACAGCAGGACATCAAAGGGAAGCAGTCTTTATACAACCAATACGGACGAGTTATGTTGTTTTCCAAG GTTCTAATCTACGGCTTGCTCATTCTGTGGTTTTGGAGTGCTCCTGTAACTACTGTTCCCAAACATCTTCTGCAACCTTTTG GACGGATGTTTTCCTGGAGAGGTGTTGATGCTGCCACAGGCCGTGTTGTG GTTGGAATTATCCCATGGCTACTTTTAACCTCTCGTGTCAGCAAGTTATTGTGCCAGAAACTTGCCCCTATATTTCTGCACCCATAG
- the LOC127777870 gene encoding 25.3 kDa vesicle transport protein: MVKLTMIARVTDGLPLAEGLDDGRDQKDADFYKQQAKLLFKNLSKGQHEASRMSIETGPYYFHYIIEGRVCYLTMCDRSYPKKLAFQYLEDLRNEFERVNGSQIETAARPYAFIKFDTFIQKTKKLYLDTRTQRNLAKLNDELYEVHQIMTRNVQEVLGVGEKLDQVTEMSTRLTSDTRIYADKAKDLNRQALIRKYAPVAIVIGVVLMLFWLKNKIW, encoded by the exons ATGGTGAAGCTGACAATGATAGCACGTGTTACTGATGGCCTTCCACTGGCAGAAGGGTTGGATGATGGACGGGATCAGAAGGACGCTGACTTTTACAAGCAGCAAGCTAAACTTCTATTCAAAAACTTATCAAAGGGGCAACATGAAGCCTCGCGGATGTCAATTGAGACTGGGCCATACTATTTTCA TTACATCATTGAGGGGCGAGTATGCTATCTGACTATGTGTGACCGTTCTTATCCAAAGAAACTCGCATTCCAGTACCTAGAAGATCTGAGAAATGAATTCGAAAGAGTCAACGGCAGTCAAATCGAAACAGCTGCAAGGCCGTATGCGTTTATTAAGTTTG ACACATTCATTCAGAAGACTAAGAAACTCTATTTGGATACTAGAACCCAGAGGAATCTTGCGAAATTAAATGATGAGCTCTATGAGGTGCATCAAATTATGACTCGTAATGTTCAAGAAGTTCTTGGTGTCGGTGAAAAGCTAGACC AGGTCACTGAAATGTCAACTAGGCTGACTTCTGACACAAGAATCTATGCAGATAAGGCTAAGGATCTCAATCGCCAG gCCTTGATTCGGAAGTATGCCCCTGTTGCCATTGTGATCGGTGTAGTTTTGATGCTCTTTTGGTTGAAGAACAAGATATGGTAA
- the LOC127777452 gene encoding pollen receptor-like kinase 3, translating into MAQPLLLLLLAAAAAAAVAVVAVAQTNMADAEALMQLKKSFTNSSSLSSWLITNTDGDKSPCAPGSHEWHGVVCSRGKVTGLRLNGLRLGGTVDVGALVGFHNLRSVSFAGNNFSGPLPAVDRLTSIKSMFFSDNQFTGVLPDDFFSKLSHLKKLWLDHNELSGAIPASIAQATSLLELHLAHNAFSGELPPLPPPALKVFDISWNDLEGVVPEAFRKFDAGRFGGNQYLCYVPTSDRPCKRVQAAAASSSKRSPMAFVTLLVSVVVVALVLCLCCNRSSRVHDFDPAHRGGDGLDERPPVYMVKQFSTTGKRSASWLGKRTGSSLRGHRRAASAAKADELGGGAGDLVIVNNCKGVFGLTDLMKAAAEVIGSGGHGSAYKAVMANGVAVVVKRARDMNRATKDAFEAEMKRLGAMSHANLLPPLAYHYRRDEKLLVYEYIPKGSLLYVLHGDRGMDYAGLDWPTRLKVAVGVARGTAFLHGELAGHEVPHGNLKSANILLAPDFEPLLVDFGYSGLINHMQSPNSMIARRAPECAAGHPVGAKADVYCLGIVLLELLTGKFPSLYLQNAKGGTDLVMWATSAIADGYERDLFDKAITSAWKFALPDMARLMRVAVDCVETDADKRPDMKVAAARVEEVVAAAMATVRERHQAAGGESSRSSSHAQYVRDGSMQRITSVGERSSRRGSNDYSS; encoded by the coding sequence ATGGCgcagcctctcctcctcctcctcctcgccgccgccgccgccgccgccgtcgcggtggtggcggtggcgcagaCGAACATGGCCGACGCCGAGGCGCTGATGCAGCTGAAGAAGTCGTTCACCAACTCCTCCTCGCTGTCGTCGTGGCTCATCACCAACACGGACGGTGACAAGTCGCCGTGCGCGCCGGGGTCGCACGAGTGGCATGGCGTCGTGTGCTCCCGCGGCAAGGTCACCGGCCTCCGCCTCAATGGCCTCCGCCTCGGCGGCACCGTCGACGTCGGCGCGCTCGTCGGCTTCCACAACCTGCGGTCCGTGTCGTTCGCCGGCAACAACTTCTCCGGCCCGCTCCCCGCCGTCGACCGGCTGACGTCGATCAAGTCCATGTTCTTCTCCGACAACCAGTTCACCGGTGTCCTCCCGGACGACTTCTTCTCCAAGCTCAGCCACCTCAAGAAGCTCTGGCTCGATCACAACGAGCTCTCCGGCGCCATCCCGGCGTCCATCGCGCAGGCCACGTCGCTTCTTGAGCTCCACCTCGCGCACAacgccttctccggcgagctcccgccgctgccgccgccggcgctcaaGGTGTTCGACATCTCCTGGAACGACCTCGAGGGCGTCGTCCCGGAGGCTTTCCGGAAGTTCGACGCCGGCAGGTTCGGCGGCAACCAGTACCTCTGCTACGTGCCGACCTCCGACCGGCCGTGCAAGCgtgtgcaggcggcggcggcgagctcgtccaAGAGGTCGCCCATGGCGTTCGTCACGCTGCTCGTCTCGGTCGTCGTGGTGGCGCTCGTGCTTTGCCTGTGCTGCAACCGGTCGAGCCGCGTCCACGACTTCGACCCCgcccaccgcggcggcgacggtctCGACGAGAGGCCGCCGGTGTACATGGTGAAGCAGTTCTCGACGACGGGGAAGCGGAGCGCGTCGTGGCTGGGGAAGAGGACGGGGTCGTCGCTCCGCGGGCATCGGCGCGCCGCGTCGGCCGCGAAGGCGGAcgagctgggcggcggcgccggtgacctCGTCATCGTGAACAACTGCAAGGGCGTGTTCGGGCTGACCGACCtgatgaaggcggcggcggaggtgatcGGCAGCGGCGGGCACGGGTCGGCGTACAAGGCGGTGATGGCGAACGGCGTGGCCGTGGTGGTGAAGCGCGCGCGCGACATGAACCGCGCCACCAAGGACGCGTTCGAGGCCGAGATGAAGCGGCTCGGCGCCATGAGCCACGCCaacctgctgccgccgctggccTACCATTACCGGAGGGACGAGAAGCTGCTGGTCTACGAGTACATCCCCAAGGGGAGCTTGCTCTACGTGCTCCACGGCGACCGGGGCATGGACTACGCGGGGCTGGACTGGCCGACGCGGCTCAAGGTGGCCGTCGGCGTCGCGCGCGGCACGGCGTTCCtccacggcgagctcgccgggcACGAGGTGCCACACGGCAACCTCAAGTCGGCGAACATCCTCCTCGCGCCGGACTTCGAGCCGCTCCTCGTCGACTTCGGCTACTCCGGCCTAATCAACCACATGCAGTCGCCGAACTCCATGATCGCGCGCCGGGCGCCGGAGTGCGCCGCCGGACACCCCGTCGGCGCCAAGGCCGACGTCTACTGCCTCGGCAtcgtcctcctcgagctcctcaCCGGCAAGTTCCCGTCCCTATACCTCCAGAACGCCAAGGGCGGCACGGACCTCGTCATGTGGGCGACGTCGGCGATCGCCGACGGCTACGAGCGGGACCTGTTCGACAAGGCCATCACGTCGGCGTGGAAGTTCGCGCTGCCGGACATGGCGCGGCTCAtgcgcgtcgccgtcgactgCGTCGAGACGGACGCCGACAAGCGGCCGGACATGAAGGTCGCCGCGGCgagggtggaggaggtggtcgccgcggccatggcgacggtgaGGGAGAGGCATCAAGCGGCCGGTGGCGAGAGCAGCAGAAGCTCGTCGCACGCCCAGTACGTGCGAGACGGGTCCATGCAGCGGATCACAAGCGTCGGCGAGCGGTCGTCCCGGCGAGGTAGCAACGACTACTCGTCGTga
- the LOC127776660 gene encoding glycine-rich cell wall structural protein 2-like, with protein MARTKFVALSFAVLLSIGLSNALPRKYASAGGGGGGGGGGGGSGNGSGWGSGSGSGYGQASGPGGYASGGGGGGGGGGGGGNGGSGYGSGSGSGYGQAGGYGPYGGYAQGGGSGGGGGGGQNGGSGYGSGSGSGYGQAGGYGPYGGGAYAQGGGGGGGGGGGQNSGSGYGSGSGSGYGQAGGYGPYGGGYAQGGGGGGGGGGGQNGGSGYGSGSGSGYGQSGGYGPYGGYAQAGGQGGGGGGGQSGPGGSGSGSGSGSGSGSAGWHP; from the coding sequence ATGGCCAGAACCAAGTTTGTAGCTCTTAGCTTCGCCGTGCTACTGAGCATTGGGCTGTCCAATGCTTTGCCACGGAAATATGCTAGcgccgggggcggcggtggaggagggggaggtggtggtgggtcaGGGAATGGTTCTGGGTGGGGATCTGGCTCTGGCTCTGGGTATGGCCAGGCAAGTGGACCTGGTGGGTATGCTagtggaggcggtggtggtggaggaggcggtggtggaggcggaaaTGGTGGATCTGGGTATGGTTCAGGATCTGGTTCTGGGTATGGTCAAGCTGGAGGATACGGGCCTTATGGAGGCTATGCTCAAGGAGGTGGcagtggtggcggaggcggcggtggacaaAATGGTGGGTCTGGGTATGGTTCAGGTTCCGGTTCTGGCTATGGTCAGGCCGGTGGATATGGCCCTTACGGTGGTGGAGCATATGCtcaaggaggtggcggcggtggaggcggcggtggtggtcaaAATAGTGGTTCTGGATATGGTTCCGGTTCTGGTTCTGGCTATGGTCAAGCCGGGGGATATGGTCCATATGGTGGAGGATATGCtcaaggaggaggcggtggtggaggtggtggtggtggacaaaATGGCGGGTCAGGGTATGGCTCAGGCTCTGGTTCCGGATATGGTCAATCTGGTGGATATGGGCCATACGGCGGATATGCTCAAGCAGGCGGTcaaggtggtggcggtggtggtggacaaAGTGGCCCAGGCGGTAGTGGTTCCGGAAGTGGCTCAGGAAGTGGATCCGGATCGGCCGGTTGGCACCCATAG